From Bosea sp. NBC_00550, the proteins below share one genomic window:
- a CDS encoding undecaprenyl-phosphate glucose phosphotransferase, whose protein sequence is MGTFDVRDMMKADAAASATPTMLGGPDAGQTRRFHPLAERIAAIPVKPTLSPVMIEGVTRLVDALAVAGTGALIYWLYVAGRVDYALPYQIAIPALAIGALAVFQALQLYPIGALRSILPSAVRLLTGWTMLFLITLAVFFFLKVSDQVSRGWLIGFYFAGAAALLSGRIALMLGVRHLTRNGRLERRTAIVGGGEAGEALIRALESQRDTGLRICGVFDDRNDERSPDLVAGYPKLGTIDDLVEFARRTKLDLVIFTLPISAEARLLTMLRKLWVLPIDIRLSAHLSKLRLRPRSYSYFGTVPVLDVFDRPIADWDIVVKWMFDKVVGVLALIALSPVMLATAISIKLDSKGPVFFRQKRYGFNNETVDVLKFRSLYHDKSDYAAATQVTKNDPRVTRVGRFIRKTSIDELPQLLNVVFKGDLSLVGPRPHAIHASTANRAYEQVVDGYFARHKVKPGITGWAQIHGWRGETDTDEKIQRRVEHDLYYIENWSVLLDLYILFKTPFSLLTKNENAY, encoded by the coding sequence ATGGGGACTTTCGATGTCCGCGACATGATGAAGGCGGACGCGGCCGCCTCGGCCACGCCGACGATGCTCGGCGGGCCGGATGCAGGCCAGACGCGGCGTTTTCATCCCCTCGCCGAGCGCATCGCCGCCATCCCGGTCAAGCCGACGCTCTCGCCGGTGATGATCGAAGGGGTCACCCGGCTCGTCGATGCGCTTGCCGTGGCAGGAACGGGCGCCCTGATCTATTGGCTCTATGTCGCCGGCAGGGTCGACTATGCCCTGCCCTACCAGATCGCCATCCCGGCGCTGGCGATCGGCGCGCTCGCTGTCTTCCAGGCCCTGCAGCTCTATCCGATCGGTGCGCTGCGCAGCATCCTTCCCAGCGCGGTCCGGCTGCTGACCGGCTGGACGATGCTGTTCCTCATCACATTAGCCGTCTTCTTTTTCCTCAAGGTCAGCGACCAGGTTTCGCGCGGCTGGCTGATCGGCTTCTATTTCGCCGGCGCCGCAGCACTGCTCAGCGGCCGGATCGCCCTGATGCTCGGCGTGCGTCATCTGACCCGCAACGGCCGCCTGGAGCGGCGCACCGCCATCGTCGGCGGCGGCGAGGCCGGCGAGGCGCTGATCCGGGCCCTGGAGAGCCAGAGGGATACGGGTCTGCGCATCTGCGGCGTCTTCGACGATCGCAACGACGAGCGCTCGCCCGATCTCGTCGCCGGCTATCCCAAGCTCGGCACGATCGACGATCTCGTCGAGTTCGCCCGCCGGACCAAGCTCGACCTCGTCATCTTCACCTTGCCGATCTCGGCCGAGGCGCGGCTGCTGACCATGCTGCGCAAGCTCTGGGTGCTGCCGATCGACATCCGCCTGTCGGCACATCTGTCCAAACTCAGGCTGCGGCCGCGCTCCTATTCCTATTTCGGCACCGTCCCCGTGCTGGACGTCTTCGACCGGCCGATCGCGGACTGGGACATTGTCGTCAAATGGATGTTCGACAAGGTGGTCGGCGTGCTGGCGCTGATCGCGCTTTCGCCGGTGATGCTGGCGACCGCCATTTCGATCAAGCTCGACTCCAAGGGGCCGGTGTTCTTCCGCCAGAAGCGCTACGGCTTCAACAACGAGACGGTCGACGTCCTCAAGTTCCGCTCGCTCTATCATGACAAGAGCGACTATGCGGCAGCCACGCAGGTGACGAAGAACGACCCGCGCGTCACGCGTGTCGGCCGCTTCATCCGCAAGACCTCGATCGACGAGCTGCCGCAGTTGCTGAACGTGGTCTTCAAGGGCGACCTGTCGCTGGTCGGCCCGCGCCCGCACGCCATTCACGCCTCGACGGCAAACCGCGCCTACGAGCAGGTCGTCGACGGCTACTTCGCCCGCCACAAGGTCAAGCCCGGCATCACCGGCTGGGCCCAGATTCACGGCTGGCGCGGCGAGACCGATACGGACGAGAAGATCCAGCGGCGCGTCGAGCACGATCTCTACTACATCGAGAACTGGTCGGTGCTGCTCGACCTCTACATCCTGTTCAAGACGCCGTTCTCGCTGCTGACCAAGAACGAGAACGCATATTGA
- a CDS encoding DMT family transporter, protein MSFHWLVLLAAIAVEIVATAALKSVVSAPWLVGTLPLILIGFSFVLLSIALRVIPMAVAYAVWEGLGIVGIAVIGHILFGEHLTVGRALGLAAILAGILLIEAGVGHGRKQDERLADGRLV, encoded by the coding sequence ATGTCTTTTCATTGGTTGGTTCTGCTCGCGGCCATCGCCGTCGAGATCGTCGCGACGGCTGCGCTGAAGTCGGTCGTCTCGGCACCATGGCTCGTCGGCACGCTGCCGCTGATCCTCATCGGCTTTTCCTTCGTTCTGCTCAGCATCGCGTTGCGCGTCATTCCGATGGCGGTGGCTTATGCCGTCTGGGAGGGACTCGGTATCGTCGGCATTGCCGTCATCGGCCATATCCTGTTCGGGGAGCATCTGACGGTTGGCCGCGCCCTCGGCCTCGCCGCGATCCTGGCCGGTATCCTTCTCATCGAGGCCGGTGTCGGCCATGGCCGCAAGCAGGACGAGCGGCTCGCCGATGGGAGGCTTGTGTGA
- a CDS encoding SMR family transporter: MNASFIQAAPFLWLLLAVAFEIAGTYLLKLSDGMSRRLIGTGGIVFVMGAFAALAQAIKGMDLAVAYAVWGGAGLVITAIIGALVFGQRIRPIGWLGIVLVIAGVAALKLV; the protein is encoded by the coding sequence GTGAATGCCTCGTTCATTCAGGCCGCTCCCTTCCTCTGGCTGCTGCTGGCAGTCGCCTTCGAGATCGCCGGCACCTACCTGCTGAAGCTGTCGGACGGGATGAGCCGCCGCCTGATCGGCACGGGCGGTATCGTGTTCGTCATGGGCGCCTTCGCGGCCCTGGCGCAGGCGATCAAGGGCATGGACCTCGCCGTCGCCTACGCGGTCTGGGGTGGTGCGGGGCTCGTGATCACCGCGATTATCGGCGCGCTGGTCTTCGGCCAGCGCATCCGGCCGATCGGCTGGCTCGGCATTGTCCTGGTCATTGCCGGAGTGGCCGCGTTGAAGCTGGTCTGA
- a CDS encoding glycosyltransferase: MTDAAEPRPLRILHVFRAPLGGLFRHVLDVARGQCERGHAVGIFCDANTGGQRATDVFRELSGQLTLGVTRVPMSRYPSLADAKAQLSAISLQRRLAPDVVHCHGSKGGVYGRLPALLSPRRRYITAYTPHGGSFNYKPGSTEHKVYMSVERLLERATDLFLFESRFIAGRFEAYIGHPPRTDHRIVLNGVSDAEFEPIDHGESRFDLLYLGELRSAKGVDTLIDALALLRRRDGLTPRILIVGSGPDEAELRQMTLERGIADQCVFEPPGPIRKALARAHVMVLPSRAESLPYVILEAAAAAQPLISTDVGGIGEIYGSRHSSRLIKANDPAILAEAIRSMLATPEAERLAQAVDLAAHVRENFRLDSMVDGVIHAYRDAMAARCTI, from the coding sequence ATGACGGATGCCGCCGAACCGCGCCCTCTCCGAATCCTGCATGTCTTCCGCGCCCCTCTCGGCGGCCTCTTTCGTCACGTTCTCGACGTGGCGCGGGGCCAATGCGAACGCGGGCATGCCGTCGGCATCTTCTGCGACGCGAACACCGGGGGGCAGCGGGCCACCGACGTTTTCCGGGAGCTGTCGGGTCAATTGACGCTCGGCGTGACCCGCGTGCCGATGTCGCGCTATCCAAGCCTGGCCGACGCCAAGGCACAGCTGTCGGCGATATCGCTGCAGCGCCGGCTGGCTCCCGATGTGGTGCACTGCCACGGCTCGAAAGGCGGCGTCTATGGCCGGCTTCCGGCCCTGCTCTCACCCCGGCGACGCTACATCACAGCCTATACGCCTCATGGCGGCAGCTTCAACTACAAGCCCGGCAGCACAGAGCATAAGGTCTATATGTCGGTCGAGCGCTTGCTCGAACGCGCGACGGACCTCTTCCTGTTCGAGAGCCGTTTCATCGCCGGCCGGTTCGAAGCCTATATCGGCCACCCGCCGCGGACCGACCACCGCATCGTCCTGAATGGCGTCTCAGATGCGGAGTTCGAACCGATCGACCATGGGGAATCTCGGTTCGACCTGCTGTATCTCGGCGAGCTGCGCTCGGCCAAAGGGGTGGACACGCTGATCGACGCCCTTGCACTGCTGCGCCGGCGCGACGGGTTGACGCCGCGGATCCTGATCGTCGGCTCCGGGCCGGACGAGGCCGAACTGCGGCAGATGACGCTTGAGCGCGGCATCGCCGATCAATGCGTCTTCGAACCGCCGGGTCCCATCCGCAAGGCGCTCGCGCGAGCGCATGTGATGGTGCTGCCGTCGCGCGCTGAGTCGCTGCCCTACGTCATTCTGGAAGCTGCAGCCGCCGCGCAGCCGCTGATCTCCACCGATGTCGGCGGAATCGGCGAGATCTACGGATCGCGGCACAGCAGCCGGCTGATCAAGGCCAATGACCCGGCAATCCTCGCCGAGGCGATCCGCAGCATGCTCGCGACACCCGAGGCGGAGCGACTGGCCCAGGCCGTCGACCTGGCAGCGCATGTCCGGGAGAACTTCCGCCTCGACTCGATGGTCGACGGCGTCATCCATGCCTATCGCGACGCGATGGCCGCGCGCTGCACGATCTGA
- a CDS encoding polysaccharide biosynthesis/export family protein, translating into MSRRLASLALAAAMLTGACAPQYAASDYTLAEPAGPYRLASGDRLRIIVFGQDNLSNIYAVDGSGRISMPLINTVEAQGRTTQQLAQAIEAKLRGGYLREPKVSVEVDTYRPFFVLGEVTNSGQFPFVNGMTVQTAVAIAGGFTPRGQRSSAEITRQIEGQTVTAIVPITYPVQPGDTIVIKERWF; encoded by the coding sequence ATGAGTCGACGCCTCGCCTCTCTCGCCTTGGCCGCCGCCATGCTGACGGGCGCCTGCGCGCCCCAGTACGCGGCGTCGGACTATACGCTTGCCGAGCCGGCAGGCCCGTACAGGCTCGCCAGCGGCGACAGGCTGCGCATCATCGTCTTCGGCCAGGACAATCTGTCGAACATCTATGCCGTCGACGGCTCCGGCCGGATTTCCATGCCCTTGATCAACACCGTCGAGGCACAAGGGCGCACGACCCAGCAGCTCGCCCAGGCGATCGAGGCCAAGCTGCGCGGCGGCTATCTGCGCGAGCCCAAGGTCTCGGTCGAGGTCGACACCTATCGCCCCTTCTTCGTGCTGGGCGAGGTCACCAATTCCGGCCAGTTCCCCTTCGTGAACGGCATGACCGTGCAGACCGCGGTTGCCATTGCGGGCGGATTTACCCCGCGGGGCCAACGCTCCTCGGCGGAAATCACGCGCCAGATCGAAGGCCAGACCGTCACGGCGATCGTGCCGATCACCTATCCGGTCCAACCCGGGGACACCATCGTCATCAAGGAACGCTGGTTCTGA
- a CDS encoding GumC family protein — MTAQAGIEARGVGESRGDMLDLSALWVAIKRRKLWIIGPTVAALGLSFLAVNVVTPRYTGEARLLLENRGGFYALPGQSLPDSSGQFDSEAVQSQVQVIMSRDLAREAIKRIGLVGNPEFDSGVGALSAARKLAVMIGLGGHPADRSPEERVIEKYFERLLVFPVGRSRIVAIEFTSRDPALAAKAANTIAETYLEFQEAAKQDNARSASNWLSTTIEPLRKRVAEAEAKVEDFRSKNGLLVGSNNTTITSQQLTDLSSQLSAARSQQTEAQAKAGLIRDAIKQGRTFEIPDVANNDLVRRLIEQRVNLRTQIAAESRSLLPEHPRIKELNAQLLDLEGQLRAASERAVRTLENEAKIAGQRVESFQAALEGQKKSASSANDSEVQLRALEREARTLRDQLEQYMQRYREAVARDTMNATPADARIISRAVEPTEPSFPKKVPVMLVVTLATFLIALATIVTRELLDGQGRPLPGAPRGPRWVAAGANEDETAQAGPAPQEPRRERVAGLLTHAGRLGQVRLDLDRPERTLAEIAERTQEPPRGMAPMALVLDGGGEGASNARDLAKLLAQRCRCILVDLTADDEQGEPGFSELLAGEALFSDVIMRAPGSRLHSIGPGRAGRAAVLAAPDLVDVALDALCETYDWVLVAAASSDDGAVLGPIARRAQGGLVMSGQVGNGHALEAAYRLSELTEAPVTIVLDAESGVSMASSPRVEAPAEA; from the coding sequence ATGACCGCTCAAGCTGGGATTGAGGCGCGCGGCGTCGGCGAAAGCCGGGGCGACATGCTCGACCTCTCCGCTCTGTGGGTCGCGATCAAGCGCCGCAAGCTCTGGATCATCGGGCCGACGGTTGCCGCGCTGGGTCTGTCCTTCCTCGCGGTCAATGTCGTGACGCCGCGCTATACGGGCGAGGCGCGGCTGCTTCTCGAAAACCGCGGCGGCTTCTATGCGTTGCCGGGCCAGTCCTTGCCGGACAGCTCCGGGCAATTCGATTCCGAAGCCGTGCAGAGCCAGGTCCAGGTCATCATGTCGCGTGATCTGGCGCGCGAGGCGATCAAGCGCATCGGCCTGGTCGGCAACCCGGAGTTCGACTCCGGCGTCGGCGCTCTCAGCGCCGCGCGCAAGCTCGCCGTGATGATCGGGCTTGGCGGACATCCCGCTGACCGTTCGCCGGAAGAGCGTGTCATCGAGAAATACTTCGAGCGGCTGCTGGTCTTCCCGGTCGGCCGTTCGCGCATCGTCGCGATCGAGTTCACCTCGCGCGATCCCGCGCTCGCGGCGAAAGCGGCGAACACCATCGCCGAGACCTACCTGGAATTCCAGGAGGCGGCGAAGCAGGACAATGCCCGCAGCGCCTCCAACTGGCTGTCGACCACCATCGAGCCGCTTCGCAAGCGCGTCGCCGAGGCCGAGGCCAAGGTCGAGGATTTCCGCTCGAAGAACGGTCTGCTGGTCGGTTCCAATAACACGACGATCACCTCCCAGCAGCTCACCGATCTGTCGAGCCAGCTTTCGGCGGCCCGCAGCCAGCAGACTGAGGCGCAGGCCAAGGCCGGCCTGATCCGCGACGCGATCAAGCAGGGCCGGACCTTCGAGATCCCGGATGTCGCCAATAACGACCTCGTCCGCAGGCTGATCGAGCAGCGCGTCAATCTGCGCACGCAGATTGCGGCGGAGTCGCGCAGCCTCCTGCCCGAGCATCCCCGGATTAAGGAACTCAACGCCCAGCTCCTCGATCTCGAAGGACAGTTGCGCGCCGCGTCCGAGCGCGCCGTTCGCACGTTGGAGAACGAAGCCAAGATCGCCGGTCAGCGCGTCGAGAGCTTCCAGGCGGCGCTCGAAGGACAGAAGAAGAGTGCCTCGTCCGCCAATGACAGCGAGGTGCAGCTGCGAGCGCTCGAGCGCGAGGCGCGCACCCTGCGCGACCAGCTCGAGCAGTACATGCAGCGTTATCGCGAGGCGGTGGCGCGGGACACGATGAATGCCACCCCGGCGGACGCCCGTATCATCTCGCGGGCCGTCGAGCCGACCGAGCCGTCCTTCCCCAAGAAGGTCCCGGTCATGCTCGTCGTCACGCTCGCGACCTTCCTGATCGCGCTGGCGACGATCGTCACGCGTGAGCTGCTCGACGGTCAGGGGCGGCCCTTGCCGGGTGCCCCGCGCGGGCCGCGCTGGGTTGCCGCGGGCGCGAACGAGGACGAAACCGCACAAGCAGGGCCCGCACCGCAGGAGCCTCGCCGCGAGCGCGTCGCCGGCCTGCTGACCCATGCCGGGCGCCTCGGCCAGGTGCGGCTCGATCTCGACCGTCCCGAGCGGACGCTTGCCGAGATCGCGGAGCGGACGCAGGAGCCGCCGCGCGGCATGGCGCCGATGGCGCTCGTGCTCGATGGCGGCGGGGAGGGCGCCTCCAACGCGCGTGACCTCGCCAAGCTGTTGGCGCAGCGCTGCCGTTGCATTCTCGTCGACCTGACGGCGGATGACGAACAGGGCGAGCCCGGCTTTTCCGAACTCCTCGCGGGCGAAGCGCTGTTCTCGGACGTCATCATGCGGGCGCCGGGATCGCGTCTGCACAGCATCGGCCCCGGCAGGGCAGGTCGCGCCGCGGTGCTGGCGGCGCCCGATCTCGTCGATGTCGCGCTCGATGCGCTCTGCGAAACCTATGACTGGGTGCTGGTCGCGGCTGCGTCCAGCGACGACGGTGCCGTGCTCGGCCCCATCGCCCGGCGCGCGCAGGGCGGGCTGGTGATGAGCGGGCAGGTCGGGAACGGCCACGCCCTCGAAGCCGCCTACCGCTTGAGCGAACTGACCGAAGCGCCGGTCACGATAGTGCTCGATGCGGAGAGCGGTGTTTCCATGGCATCTTCGCCGCGCGTCGAGGCGCCGGCCGAGGCCTGA
- a CDS encoding GNAT family N-acetyltransferase, which yields MPAIAAETPHPQDAAVAGHPDECPWASIGIESDIRLLEGEWRAFEAIALVTPYQAYGWVRPFAETIGAAHGMSFRYALLRDAQGALCALLPLVITRRSGIRFAEFIGGKHANYHMGLYAPTFAAALDTARAKQMLAEIGVAIGGLDAFVFVNQPAQWQGHANPPARLAAGPSPSRSYKLALIAGDGEATLRRSMSSHARKKLKNKHSRFKDFGPSAMVRATTPAEIERVASAFLAQKAERFRAMGVPDPFAEPAVRSFLTSAAIDDRNGSPVIELYSLDLAGECVATYVGATQGERFSGMATSFDMSSATVRTSPGELLLAELIRQKCDDGLAVFDLGVGEARYKTTFCDDDDDLVDTFLPLTFKGRLFAAMARAKRELKRRIKSSPVALKLAQRASGWLHRKEPEPE from the coding sequence ATGCCCGCCATCGCCGCCGAGACACCGCATCCGCAAGACGCAGCTGTTGCCGGCCACCCGGACGAATGTCCATGGGCTTCGATCGGGATCGAGAGTGACATTCGCTTGCTGGAAGGCGAGTGGCGTGCGTTCGAAGCGATTGCGCTGGTGACGCCCTATCAGGCCTATGGCTGGGTCCGCCCTTTCGCGGAGACGATCGGCGCCGCTCATGGGATGTCGTTCCGCTATGCCCTGCTGCGCGATGCGCAGGGGGCGCTCTGCGCGCTCCTGCCCCTGGTCATCACCAGGCGCAGCGGCATTCGCTTCGCCGAATTCATCGGTGGCAAGCACGCCAACTACCATATGGGGCTCTATGCCCCGACTTTCGCCGCCGCGCTCGATACGGCCCGCGCGAAGCAGATGCTGGCCGAGATCGGCGTGGCGATCGGCGGGCTCGATGCGTTCGTCTTCGTCAATCAGCCGGCGCAATGGCAGGGCCATGCCAATCCGCCTGCCCGCCTTGCAGCCGGGCCGAGCCCGAGCCGCTCCTATAAGCTCGCGCTGATCGCCGGCGATGGCGAGGCGACGCTGAGACGCTCGATGAGCAGCCACGCACGCAAGAAGCTCAAGAACAAGCACAGCCGCTTCAAGGATTTCGGCCCTTCGGCGATGGTTCGGGCGACAACGCCGGCAGAGATCGAACGCGTCGCCTCGGCTTTCCTCGCACAGAAGGCGGAACGCTTCCGCGCGATGGGCGTGCCAGACCCCTTCGCCGAGCCGGCGGTCCGCAGCTTCCTGACAAGCGCGGCCATCGACGACCGGAACGGCTCCCCGGTGATCGAGCTCTACTCGCTCGATCTGGCGGGAGAATGCGTCGCCACCTATGTCGGCGCCACGCAGGGCGAGCGATTTTCCGGAATGGCAACCTCGTTCGACATGAGCAGCGCGACCGTACGGACCAGCCCCGGCGAATTGCTGCTCGCCGAGCTGATCCGCCAGAAATGCGACGACGGATTAGCCGTCTTCGATCTCGGCGTGGGCGAAGCGCGCTACAAGACCACCTTCTGCGACGACGACGACGATCTGGTCGACACCTTCCTGCCGCTCACCTTCAAGGGCCGGCTCTTCGCCGCGATGGCTCGGGCGAAGCGCGAACTGAAACGGCGGATCAAGTCTTCCCCCGTCGCGCTGAAGCTGGCGCAACGGGCCTCCGGCTGGCTGCATCGCAAGGAACCTGAGCCGGAGTAA
- a CDS encoding polysaccharide deacetylase family protein — protein MNGRHKAIAAAFKLMATTGADRWSRGFAQGAGVILTLHHVRPHAPQGFSPNALLEITPEFLDTTLWLIRAEGYDIVSLDEALLRLQQPKRGRFFVALTFDDGYRDNVEHAWPVLAKHGVPWTLFVTPGFADRTARLWWLELEEAIRVLPRLDVVLPDGRFSARTETDSEKSRAFDKLYWRLRRGPEELLLSAISELAAEAGIDPAALVERECLPWETLRALSGAPGVTIGAHTLTHPMLAKHDAETARREIAGSKARLEAELGMPIHPFAYPVGDSGSAGPREFALAQEAGFVSAVTTRPGHLFAEHAEHLQALPRVSLNGLHQNEVALRALLSGLPFWLRNRGRKLDLA, from the coding sequence ATGAACGGACGTCACAAGGCCATCGCGGCCGCATTCAAACTCATGGCGACGACGGGCGCGGATCGCTGGAGTCGCGGCTTCGCGCAAGGTGCGGGCGTGATCCTGACGCTGCACCATGTCCGGCCGCATGCGCCGCAAGGTTTCTCGCCCAACGCCCTGCTGGAGATCACGCCCGAGTTCCTCGACACCACGCTCTGGCTGATCCGGGCCGAGGGCTACGATATCGTTTCGCTCGACGAGGCTCTGCTGCGCCTGCAGCAGCCGAAGCGCGGGCGCTTCTTCGTCGCGCTGACCTTCGACGACGGTTATCGCGACAATGTCGAGCACGCCTGGCCGGTCCTGGCGAAGCACGGCGTGCCGTGGACGCTCTTCGTCACGCCCGGCTTCGCCGATCGCACGGCGAGGCTCTGGTGGCTGGAGCTGGAGGAGGCGATCCGCGTCTTGCCGCGGCTCGACGTCGTCTTGCCGGATGGCCGTTTCAGCGCCCGGACCGAGACGGATTCGGAGAAGAGCCGCGCCTTCGACAAGCTCTATTGGCGTCTGCGCAGAGGCCCCGAAGAACTCCTGTTGTCGGCGATTTCCGAACTGGCTGCTGAGGCCGGTATCGATCCCGCCGCATTGGTCGAGCGCGAGTGTTTGCCGTGGGAAACGCTGCGCGCGCTCTCTGGGGCACCGGGCGTCACCATCGGCGCCCACACCCTGACGCATCCAATGCTGGCCAAGCACGATGCGGAGACCGCGCGCCGCGAGATCGCAGGAAGCAAGGCGCGGCTGGAGGCCGAGTTGGGGATGCCCATCCACCCTTTCGCCTATCCGGTCGGCGATTCCGGTTCGGCCGGGCCGCGCGAATTCGCGTTGGCGCAAGAGGCCGGTTTCGTCAGTGCCGTGACGACGCGCCCGGGCCATCTCTTCGCGGAGCACGCCGAGCATCTTCAGGCTCTGCCGCGCGTCTCCCTCAACGGCCTGCACCAGAACGAGGTGGCGCTGCGGGCGCTTTTGTCCGGGCTGCCGTTCTGGTTGCGGAACCGGGGGCGGAAACTGGATCTTGCCTAG
- a CDS encoding DUF2842 domain-containing protein — translation MRQRNRKLLGTVLILVFVCVYALVAMALAQGRITEAPKLVQTIAYVVLGFAWVLPLLPLIKWMERKDEA, via the coding sequence ATGAGACAACGCAACCGCAAGCTGCTCGGGACGGTACTGATCCTCGTCTTCGTCTGCGTCTATGCGCTGGTTGCGATGGCGCTCGCGCAGGGCCGGATCACGGAAGCGCCGAAGCTCGTCCAGACGATCGCCTATGTCGTGCTCGGCTTCGCCTGGGTGCTACCCTTGCTGCCGCTGATCAAATGGATGGAGCGCAAGGACGAAGCCTAG
- a CDS encoding COX15/CtaA family protein, with product MTLALNQTAGALAKADHAGIRRWLWAVAGLVFLMVMVGGATRLTGSGLSITEWKPITGALPPLSAEAWAEEFGKYRASPQYQILNDGMSLGEFQFIYWWEWGHRQLGRFIGLIYLAGFLVVALRRLLPARQVVTLFGMGLLLGLQGAIGWIMVASGLQPGMVAVAPVKLTLHLTFAGLFFASVVAFATALTPLRRVEPARARSTAWLLLVLLFMQVALGGLVAGSKAGFTFNTWPLMDGTLVPPGSLLFAQTPFWENFVDNVALVQFNHRIGAYVLFAVALWNVVRLRRAAPGSGSAKRASAIAGMVLAQSALGVATLLLVVPLWAGLAHQALGFAVLAMGVVHVTRTEQAARG from the coding sequence TTGACCCTCGCCCTGAACCAGACCGCCGGCGCTCTCGCCAAGGCCGATCATGCCGGCATCCGCCGCTGGCTCTGGGCGGTGGCGGGGCTCGTCTTCCTAATGGTGATGGTCGGCGGCGCGACGCGGCTGACGGGCTCGGGCCTCTCGATCACCGAGTGGAAGCCGATCACCGGCGCGCTGCCGCCGCTCTCGGCGGAAGCCTGGGCCGAGGAGTTCGGCAAGTATCGGGCGAGCCCGCAATACCAGATCCTCAACGACGGCATGAGCCTGGGCGAGTTCCAGTTCATCTATTGGTGGGAATGGGGTCATCGCCAGCTCGGTCGCTTCATCGGCCTGATCTATCTCGCTGGTTTCCTCGTCGTGGCGTTGCGCCGCCTATTGCCGGCGCGGCAGGTCGTCACGCTGTTCGGCATGGGGCTGCTGCTGGGCCTCCAGGGCGCGATCGGCTGGATCATGGTGGCCTCCGGTCTCCAGCCCGGCATGGTCGCCGTGGCGCCGGTGAAGCTGACGCTGCATCTCACCTTCGCCGGGCTGTTCTTCGCCTCGGTCGTCGCCTTTGCCACCGCGCTGACGCCGCTGCGCCGGGTCGAGCCGGCGCGCGCCCGCTCGACCGCCTGGCTGCTGCTGGTGTTGCTCTTCATGCAGGTCGCCCTCGGCGGGCTCGTCGCCGGCTCCAAGGCCGGCTTCACCTTCAACACCTGGCCGTTGATGGACGGCACGCTTGTCCCGCCCGGCTCGCTGCTCTTTGCCCAGACGCCGTTCTGGGAGAACTTCGTCGACAATGTCGCGCTGGTGCAGTTCAACCACCGCATCGGCGCCTACGTTCTTTTTGCCGTCGCGCTCTGGAACGTCGTCAGACTGCGCCGTGCCGCGCCGGGTTCGGGCAGCGCCAAGCGCGCGAGCGCCATCGCCGGGATGGTCTTGGCGCAGTCGGCGCTGGGTGTGGCGACGTTGCTGCTGGTCGTGCCGCTCTGGGCCGGGCTCGCCCATCAGGCGCTCGGCTTCGCCGTGCTGGCCATGGGCGTGGTCCATGTCACGCGCACCGAGCAGGCGGCGCGCGGCTGA